A genomic segment from Bubalus bubalis isolate 160015118507 breed Murrah chromosome 5, NDDB_SH_1, whole genome shotgun sequence encodes:
- the MYOG gene encoding myogenin, translated as MAPSSWREGPQELGGWWQEQVSSDPMELYETSPYFYQEPHFYDGENYLPVHLQGFEPPGYERAELSLSPEARVPLEDKGLGPAEHCPGQCLPWACKVCKRKSVSVDRRRAATLREKRRLKKVNEAFEALKRSTLLNPNQRLPKVEILRSAIQYIERLQALLSSLNQEERDLRYRGGGGPQPAVPSECSSHSASCSPQWGSALEFGPNPGDHLLPADPTDAHNLHSLTSIVDSITVEDVAAAFPDETIPN; from the exons ATGGCACCCAGCAGTTGGCGTGAGGGGCCGCAGGAGCTTGGGGGCTGGTGGCAGGAACAAGtctcttctgaccccatggagcTGTATGAGACCTCTCCCTACTTCTATCAGGAACCTCACTTCTATGACGGGGAGAACTACCTGCCTGTCCACCTCCAGGGCTTCGAGCCGCCAGGCTATGAGCGGGCTGAGCTCAGCCTGAGCCCTGAGGCTCGCGTGCCCCTTGAAGACAAGGGGCTGGGGCCCGCGGAGCACTGCCCGGGCCAGTGCCTGCCGTGGGCGTGTAAGGTGTGTAAGAGGAAGTCGGTGTCTGTGGACCGGCGGCGCGCCGCCACGCTGAGAGAGAAGCGCAGACTCAAGAAGGTGAATGAAGCCTTCGAGGCTCTCAAGAGGAGCACCCTGCTCAACCCCAACCAGCGGCTGCCCAAAGTGGAGATCCTGCGCAGCGCCATCCAGTACATAGAGCGCCTGCAGGCCCTGCTCAGCTCCCTCAACCAGGAGGAGCGCGACCTGCGCTACCGAGGCGGGGGCGGACCCCAGCCGGCG GTGCCCAGTGAATGCAGCTCCCATAGCGCCTCCTGCAGTCCACAGTGGGGCAGCGCACTGGAGTTTGGCCCCAACCCAGGGG ATCATCTGCTCCCAGCGGACCCTACAGATGCCCACAATCTGCACTCCCTCACCTCCATCGTGGACAGCATCACAGTGGAGGATGTCGCTGCGGCCTTCCCAGATGAAACCATACCAAACTGA